ACGCCTCGGTCGACCAGGCTCTTCTGGACCCAGAAACGGAACGCGCTGTCAAAGCGGGCTTCCGACGGCTCGCCCGGGGTTTGGAGGCAGCCTTGTCAGAGCTCGCGGTGGGGAAGCAGCGCGCCGGCCAGGTGAAGGCGCAGGCTCAGCACCTTTTGTCGGTCTACTTTGGGCTTCGTGTGATGGCCAAGGGCGGCCAATCCGTCAAAGCATTGACGGAGGCAAAGCGCGCCGCGCTGGATGGTCTGCTGGCCGGCGCGTGATAGGCTGACCTGACGAGACGTATCAAGGCGAAGCAACAGGGGAAGCGGCCATGCAATTTGAGTTCACGGATAAGCGCGTCTTGGTAACCGGCGGTACGCGCGGCATTGGACGCGCCACCGTTGAAGCTTTTTTGGCTGCGGGGGCGCGGGTTGCCGTGAACGGACGGACTGCGGAGTCGACCGCCGCAGGTGTTGCGGCACTGGGCGGTGGCGACAACTTGGTCGCCGCACCCGGCGACATCGGCACCGTGGCAGGATGTGAGGCGGCAGTCGGTGCGGCTCTTGATGCACTGGGTAGCCTTGATGTCCTCGTGAATAGCGCCGGTGTCGGGAGGAGCGGGAAAATCGAGGACTTCGACGAGGCGGCCTGGGACGAGACCCTCGACATCAATCTGAAGGGTACGTTCTTCTGCATCCGGACGGCCTTGCCGGCGCTTAGACAGAGCAAGGGCAACGTTGTCAACCTGGCGTCCGATGCTGGTCTGATGGGCGATGGCACCTTGACGGTCTACAGCGCATCGAAGGGTGGTGTCGTCAACATGACGCGCGCCATGGCACTGGAACTGGCGCCGGACATCCGCGTCAACTGCGTCTGTCCGGGTTATGTCGATACCGACATGGTGCGTCGCGACGGCATCGAGCAAGCCGACGATCCGACTGCCGCGGAGCAGGCCGTGATCGACTAC
The sequence above is a segment of the Pseudomonadota bacterium genome. Coding sequences within it:
- a CDS encoding SDR family oxidoreductase, translated to MQFEFTDKRVLVTGGTRGIGRATVEAFLAAGARVAVNGRTAESTAAGVAALGGGDNLVAAPGDIGTVAGCEAAVGAALDALGSLDVLVNSAGVGRSGKIEDFDEAAWDETLDINLKGTFFCIRTALPALRQSKGNVVNLASDAGLMGDGTLTVYSASKGGVVNMTRAMALELAPDIRVNCVCPGYVDTDMVRRDGIEQADDPTAAEQAVIDYAPLKTLGRPLEIASAILYLASSDARFITGAALQIDGGSTAGHNT